In Acropora palmata chromosome 7, jaAcrPala1.3, whole genome shotgun sequence, one genomic interval encodes:
- the LOC141886486 gene encoding eukaryotic translation initiation factor 3 subunit K-like translates to MADEMREKVSQLLKGIDRYNPENLKTLEGYVHFQVYNNAYDVDANLAVLKLYQFNPAYHQTTVTMQILLKALMMLPNADFIMCRCLIDDANQQDPSIDRVLKLAEHLEKCNFLEAWKYLEMESSLVDGIVGFHDAIRKYVSYVIGITYQTIDKSLMSDLLGGLQGDELDEWIKAQGWTIQEDGKVFICNQEAHIKSKNIAEKIDFECVAEIIASAK, encoded by the exons atggcggatgagATGAGGGAGAAAGTCTCGCAACTTCTGAAGGGTATTGACAG gtATAACCCCGAAAATCTTAAAACATTGGAAGGCTATGTTCACTTTCAG GTGTACAATAATGCATATGATGTGGATGCAAATCTTGCAGTTTTAAAGCT ATATCAGTTCAACCCTGCGTATCATCAAACTACAGTCACAATGCAGATCCTCCTGAAGGCATTGATGATGTTGCCAAATGCAGACTTCATAATGTGCCGATGCCTCATTGATGATGCAAAT CAACAAGATCCTTCCATAGATCGTGTTCTCAAGCTTGCTGAACATCTAGAGAAGTGTAATTTCTTGGAGGCTTGG AAATACTTGGAAATGGAGAGTTCACTAGTGGATGGCATTGTAGGGTTCCATGACGCAATAAGAAAAT ATGTTAGCTATGTTATTGGCATTACGTACCAGACAATTGATAAAAGCCTCATGTCGGATCTTCTTGGAGGCCTGCAAG gAGATGAACTTGATGAGTGGATCAAGGCACAGGGCTGGACTATCCAGGAAGATGGAAAAGTATTTATTTGCAACCAGGAAGCTCATATCAAATCCAAAAACATTGCAGAGAAAATTGACTTTGAGT GTGTCGCTGAAATCATTGCATCAGCCAAGTAG